A window of Lysobacter terrestris contains these coding sequences:
- a CDS encoding 5'-3' exonuclease, translated as MTTVDAAPRPLYLVDASMYVFRAWHSMPNEFTDADGWPTNAVHGFARFLLELLDRTRPQHIAIAFDEALDSCFRNTLYPAYKANRDAAPDELKRQFAHCKALCIALGFAVLAHNDYEADDLIGSALVRQRAHGYRGVIVSADKDLSQLLAEHDEQWDYARDQRWGADGVKARQGVHAHQVADYLALTGDAVDNIPGVPGVGAKTAAVLLAHFGSLDALLARIDEVPFLRLRGAAGVAVKLREHREQALLWRRLTTIALDAPLDAGHFERGNADAQMLGMLCEALRFGPMTRRRLHAAAGVEYAAA; from the coding sequence ATGACCACGGTCGATGCCGCACCGCGCCCGCTCTACCTCGTCGACGCCAGCATGTACGTGTTCCGTGCGTGGCATTCGATGCCCAACGAATTCACCGACGCCGACGGCTGGCCGACCAACGCCGTGCACGGTTTCGCGCGCTTCCTGCTTGAACTGCTCGACCGCACGCGTCCGCAGCACATCGCGATCGCCTTCGACGAAGCGCTGGATTCGTGCTTCCGCAACACGCTCTACCCCGCCTACAAGGCCAACCGCGACGCGGCGCCGGACGAACTCAAGCGCCAGTTCGCGCATTGCAAGGCGCTGTGCATCGCCCTGGGATTCGCGGTGCTCGCGCACAACGACTACGAGGCCGACGACCTGATCGGCTCGGCGCTGGTGCGGCAGCGCGCGCACGGCTACCGCGGCGTGATCGTCTCGGCGGACAAGGACCTCTCGCAGCTGCTGGCCGAACACGACGAACAATGGGACTACGCCCGCGACCAGCGCTGGGGCGCGGACGGGGTGAAAGCTCGTCAGGGCGTGCACGCGCACCAGGTGGCGGACTACCTCGCGCTGACCGGCGACGCCGTCGACAACATCCCCGGCGTGCCCGGCGTCGGCGCGAAGACCGCGGCGGTGCTGCTCGCCCACTTCGGCTCGCTCGACGCCCTGCTCGCACGCATCGACGAGGTGCCGTTCCTGCGCCTGCGCGGCGCCGCGGGCGTGGCCGTGAAGCTGCGCGAGCACCGCGAGCAGGCACTGCTGTGGCGCCGGCTGACCACGATCGCGCTGGATGCGCCGCTCGATGCCGGCCACTTCGAGCGCGGCAACGCCGATGCGCAGATGCTGGGCATGCTGTGCGAAGCCCTGCGCTTCGGCCCGATGACGCGCCGCCGCCTGCACGCCGCGGCCGGAGTGGAGTACGCGGCTGCGTGA
- a CDS encoding nitroreductase family protein: MSQNLLDDRLADLDRRRSVPSKQLAEPGPDPTTLLRLLQSAVRVPDHGKRVPWRFLSIQGEARHVLGERLAARGRERDPEAGEAAIEKDRLRFSHAPLVIAVIAQLGPDEKIPEQERLLSAGCVCFALLQAAQAAGFGAQWLTGWPAYDGEVTRWLGLAAHEHIAGFIHIGTPKLDAPERERPDPHALLEEWTP, from the coding sequence ATGTCCCAAAACCTCCTGGACGACCGGCTCGCCGACCTCGACCGGCGGCGCTCGGTGCCGTCCAAGCAATTGGCCGAGCCGGGCCCCGACCCGACCACCCTGCTGCGGCTGCTGCAATCGGCGGTGCGCGTGCCCGACCACGGCAAGCGCGTGCCGTGGCGCTTCCTGTCGATCCAGGGCGAGGCGCGCCACGTCCTCGGTGAACGCCTGGCCGCGCGTGGCCGCGAACGCGACCCGGAAGCCGGCGAAGCCGCGATCGAGAAGGACCGCCTGCGCTTCTCGCACGCGCCGCTGGTGATCGCGGTCATTGCGCAGCTCGGGCCGGACGAGAAGATTCCCGAACAGGAACGCCTGCTCAGCGCCGGCTGCGTCTGCTTCGCCCTGCTGCAGGCCGCGCAGGCCGCCGGCTTCGGCGCGCAATGGCTGACCGGCTGGCCGGCCTACGACGGCGAAGTCACGCGCTGGCTCGGCCTGGCCGCGCACGAGCACATCGCCGGCTTCATCCACATCGGCACGCCGAAGCTCGACGCGCCCGAGCGCGAGCGACCGGATCCGCACGCATTGCTGGAAGAATGGACGCCATGA
- a CDS encoding DUF1631 family protein: protein MAAQGASGRSDPLRVLEEVKRISVELLGAVPSGLFAPVEFTLHDSSQRGLSRPVELQALLKLRQQSAALVMRYRQQVAQGFDDFRSLRIRNRGDLPLSLVAENQLAFHLAGQQLADAIETRFAPALETMNARLDKLAEALQMQPGANPIGAGRLAGAFIETFRDAQMPNELQPLMFRAYEQELARVLGDLYTRVNQLLASAGFGTPVQGPRPLPPRDVQVARRDQEHDLVQEIRRPRAVDPRIAEQFAQLRTELHAWRQQLPGHAHAEALNALPRRELRGEELTSVVALLQPESPDVFVRALGGQPGQVAYAIREHLVDGARRLGHNPDHTRMSADQDDAIDLVGMLFESLFQSYALLDHARRLYGRLVMPYVKVALNDNALFVQREHPARKLLDAITEACEGNAAATPQDRELIERCAAISQRIVADYNEDLAVFGLAHAELEALLEQHRRRVELQEARAAKATFGRERLGEARTQADQVLHHLFAEPMTGPVGEFLAQPWRHHLVQTLLRDGAGSTRHSETLALGDALLDADRLARTGAEGRRLADRLLSLQDALTHCLASSGLDEEAAMQRLSELVRALALPDAPRDVPAAPAAVIDEEAATEDASLWLAGGTATVAHDPEVAARMRRLLPGEWLRLLDPAGQAVAVKVAWISPMTGRFLLVNRRGLRVLVASATELAALAQAGRLQVGAERAPTDEAIRHLRDRLTRAAA from the coding sequence ATGGCCGCACAGGGCGCTTCCGGGCGCAGCGACCCCTTGCGCGTCCTCGAAGAGGTCAAGCGCATCTCGGTCGAGTTGCTGGGCGCGGTGCCCAGTGGCCTGTTCGCGCCGGTCGAGTTCACCCTGCACGACTCCTCGCAGCGCGGCCTGTCGCGCCCGGTGGAACTGCAGGCGCTGCTGAAGCTACGCCAGCAGTCGGCGGCACTGGTGATGCGCTACCGCCAGCAGGTCGCGCAGGGCTTCGACGACTTCCGTTCGCTGCGCATCCGCAACCGCGGCGACCTGCCGTTGTCGCTGGTCGCGGAAAACCAGCTCGCCTTCCACCTCGCCGGCCAGCAGCTGGCCGACGCGATCGAAACCCGCTTCGCCCCGGCGCTGGAAACCATGAACGCCCGCCTGGACAAGCTCGCCGAAGCCCTGCAGATGCAGCCGGGCGCGAACCCGATCGGCGCGGGCCGCCTCGCCGGCGCCTTCATCGAGACCTTCCGCGACGCGCAGATGCCGAACGAGCTGCAGCCGCTGATGTTCCGCGCCTACGAACAGGAACTCGCCCGCGTGCTGGGCGACCTGTACACGCGCGTGAACCAGTTGCTGGCCAGCGCCGGTTTCGGTACGCCGGTGCAGGGCCCGCGGCCGTTGCCGCCGCGCGACGTGCAGGTCGCGCGCCGCGACCAGGAACACGACCTGGTGCAGGAGATCCGCCGCCCGCGCGCGGTCGATCCGCGCATCGCCGAGCAGTTCGCGCAGCTGCGCACGGAACTGCACGCGTGGCGCCAGCAGTTGCCCGGCCACGCCCACGCCGAGGCGCTCAACGCCTTGCCGCGGCGCGAGCTGCGCGGCGAGGAACTCACCAGCGTGGTCGCGCTGCTGCAGCCGGAATCGCCGGATGTGTTCGTGCGCGCGCTCGGCGGGCAGCCGGGGCAGGTCGCTTACGCCATCCGCGAGCACCTGGTCGACGGCGCGCGTCGCCTCGGCCACAACCCCGACCACACCCGCATGAGCGCGGACCAGGACGACGCCATCGACCTGGTCGGCATGCTGTTCGAATCGCTGTTCCAGAGCTACGCCCTGCTCGACCACGCGCGCCGCCTCTACGGCCGCCTGGTGATGCCGTACGTGAAGGTCGCGCTCAACGACAACGCCCTGTTCGTGCAGCGCGAGCATCCGGCGCGCAAGCTGCTCGATGCCATCACCGAGGCCTGCGAAGGCAACGCCGCGGCGACGCCGCAGGATCGCGAACTGATCGAACGCTGCGCGGCGATCTCGCAGCGCATCGTCGCCGACTACAACGAAGACCTCGCGGTGTTCGGGCTGGCGCACGCGGAGCTGGAAGCGCTGCTCGAGCAGCACCGCCGCCGCGTCGAGCTGCAGGAAGCGCGCGCCGCCAAGGCCACCTTCGGTCGCGAGCGCCTCGGCGAGGCACGCACGCAGGCCGACCAGGTGCTGCATCACCTGTTCGCCGAGCCGATGACCGGCCCGGTGGGCGAGTTCCTCGCGCAGCCGTGGCGCCATCACCTGGTGCAGACCCTGTTGCGCGACGGCGCCGGTTCCACCCGCCACAGCGAAACCCTGGCCCTGGGCGACGCGCTGCTCGATGCCGATCGCCTCGCCCGTACCGGCGCCGAGGGCCGCCGCCTGGCCGATCGCCTGCTGTCGCTGCAGGACGCGCTCACCCACTGCCTGGCCAGTTCCGGCCTGGACGAGGAAGCGGCGATGCAGCGCCTGAGCGAACTGGTCCGCGCGCTCGCGCTGCCGGACGCCCCGCGCGACGTGCCGGCCGCGCCCGCCGCCGTCATCGACGAGGAAGCCGCGACCGAAGACGCATCGCTGTGGCTGGCCGGCGGCACCGCGACGGTGGCGCACGATCCGGAAGTGGCCGCGCGCATGCGCCGCCTGCTGCCGGGCGAATGGCTGCGCCTGCTGGATCCGGCGGGACAGGCGGTTGCGGTCAAGGTCGCCTGGATCAGCCCGATGACCGGGCGCTTCCTGCTGGTCAACCGCCGCGGCCTGCGCGTGCTGGTTGCTTCGGCAACGGAACTGGCCGCGCTGGCGCAGGCCGGACGCCTGCAGGTCGGTGCCGAGCGCGCGCCGACCGACGAAGCCATCCGCCACCTGCGCGACCGGCTCACGCGCGCGGCCGCCTGA
- a CDS encoding NAD(P) transhydrogenase subunit alpha, whose amino-acid sequence MTAGAGQGITIAVARETAPGERRVAATPETCKKLAALGAQVRVQRGAGFTAGFTDEAYAGAGAQLVDDATAALDNADVVLCVQPPAASVLAQLKPGAALVGMLAPQADAARAAAIESRGVLAFPLERLPRTTRAQAMDILSSQAGMAGYKATLIAAQLAPRFFPMLTTAAGTIRPSKVLIVGAGVAGLQAIATAKRLGAQVEGFDVRPETREQIESLGGKFLDLGVSAAGEGGYARQLTDEERALQQQRLAEHLKTVDVIVCTAAVPGRPAPKIVTAAMVAGMKPGSVIVDLAAETGGNCELTRPGETIGSDNGVVVAGPLDLASMGAVHASEMYARNLLNFASLFVKDGALAFDWNDELLAKTVWPRPPDSSGVAA is encoded by the coding sequence ATGACGGCAGGAGCGGGGCAGGGGATCACCATTGCAGTGGCTCGCGAGACCGCGCCGGGCGAGCGCCGCGTCGCCGCCACGCCGGAGACCTGCAAGAAGCTCGCGGCGCTGGGCGCGCAGGTGCGCGTGCAGCGTGGCGCCGGCTTCACCGCCGGCTTCACCGACGAGGCCTATGCCGGTGCCGGCGCGCAGCTCGTCGATGACGCGACCGCGGCATTGGACAACGCCGACGTGGTGCTGTGCGTGCAGCCGCCGGCGGCGTCGGTGCTGGCGCAGCTGAAGCCGGGCGCCGCCCTGGTCGGCATGCTCGCGCCGCAGGCCGATGCCGCGCGCGCCGCGGCGATCGAATCGCGCGGCGTGCTCGCGTTCCCGCTCGAACGCCTGCCGCGCACCACGCGCGCGCAGGCGATGGACATCCTCAGCTCGCAGGCGGGCATGGCCGGCTACAAGGCGACGCTGATCGCCGCCCAGCTTGCGCCGCGCTTCTTCCCGATGCTGACCACGGCGGCGGGCACGATCCGCCCATCGAAGGTGCTGATCGTCGGTGCCGGCGTCGCCGGCCTGCAGGCGATCGCCACCGCCAAGCGCCTGGGCGCGCAGGTCGAAGGCTTCGACGTGCGCCCGGAAACGCGCGAACAGATCGAATCGCTCGGCGGCAAGTTCCTCGACCTCGGCGTCAGCGCCGCGGGCGAAGGCGGCTACGCGCGCCAGCTCACCGACGAGGAGCGCGCGCTGCAGCAGCAGCGCCTGGCCGAGCACCTCAAGACCGTCGACGTGATCGTCTGCACCGCGGCGGTGCCCGGTCGGCCCGCGCCGAAGATCGTCACCGCGGCGATGGTCGCGGGCATGAAGCCGGGCAGCGTGATCGTCGACCTGGCCGCGGAAACCGGCGGCAACTGCGAACTGACCCGCCCCGGCGAAACCATCGGCAGCGACAACGGGGTCGTGGTCGCCGGGCCGCTCGACCTGGCGAGCATGGGCGCGGTGCACGCGAGCGAGATGTACGCCCGCAACCTGTTGAACTTCGCCAGCCTGTTCGTGAAGGACGGCGCGCTCGCCTTCGACTGGAACGACGAACTGCTGGCGAAGACGGTGTGGCCGCGCCCGCCGGATTCTTCCGGCGTCGCCGCGTAA
- a CDS encoding DUF3106 domain-containing protein, which produces MKPLRHVFVLSLLLCASAFAQGAPDSRPAPAARAYPAWEQLSVAEREMLLAPVRERWNSNPEQRARMMEHAQRWQTMSPEQRKRMHRGMKRWGHMSPEQRDHARALFGEMRNMTPEQRQDLRAKWKAMTPAERDAWIKAHPAPPR; this is translated from the coding sequence ATGAAACCGCTTCGCCACGTCTTCGTCCTGTCCCTGCTGCTGTGCGCATCCGCCTTCGCCCAGGGCGCGCCGGACAGCAGGCCCGCCCCCGCGGCACGCGCCTACCCCGCCTGGGAACAGCTCAGCGTGGCCGAGCGCGAGATGCTGCTCGCGCCGGTGCGCGAACGCTGGAACAGCAACCCGGAACAGCGCGCGCGGATGATGGAGCACGCGCAGCGCTGGCAGACCATGAGCCCGGAGCAGCGCAAGCGCATGCACCGCGGCATGAAGCGCTGGGGCCACATGTCGCCCGAACAGCGCGACCACGCGCGTGCCCTGTTCGGCGAGATGCGCAACATGACCCCGGAGCAACGCCAGGACCTACGCGCGAAGTGGAAGGCGATGACGCCGGCGGAGCGCGATGCATGGATCAAGGCGCATCCGGCGCCGCCGCGCTGA
- a CDS encoding RNA polymerase sigma factor has translation MTSAADSPAAAPPAFTAEAATLEQFLAGIATRALRFAEGGLRHREDARDAVQDAMTRMLGYRDRPAAEWTPLFWSVLRSRIVDAQRRGLLRLRWLSPPTDAEETVDWADPGGDPSQRQEDRQAWARIVDALRRLPQRQREAFTLRIFEDLDVATTARVMGCSEGAVKTHLSRARDALQRYLEDFR, from the coding sequence ATGACCTCCGCCGCGGACAGCCCGGCCGCCGCCCCGCCCGCCTTCACCGCCGAGGCGGCGACGCTGGAGCAGTTCCTCGCCGGCATCGCCACGCGCGCGCTGCGCTTCGCCGAGGGCGGCCTGCGCCACCGCGAGGACGCGCGCGATGCGGTGCAGGACGCGATGACACGGATGCTCGGCTACCGCGACCGTCCCGCTGCGGAATGGACGCCGCTGTTCTGGAGCGTGCTGCGCAGCCGCATCGTCGATGCGCAGCGACGCGGCCTGCTGCGCCTGCGCTGGCTGTCGCCGCCGACGGATGCGGAGGAAACGGTCGACTGGGCCGACCCCGGCGGCGATCCGTCGCAGCGGCAGGAGGACCGGCAGGCCTGGGCCCGCATCGTCGATGCCCTGCGCCGCCTGCCGCAACGCCAGCGCGAGGCCTTCACCCTGCGCATCTTCGAAGACCTCGACGTCGCCACCACCGCCCGCGTCATGGGCTGCAGCGAAGGCGCGGTCAAGACCCACCTCTCCCGCGCACGGGATGCATTGCAGCGTTACCTGGAGGACTTCCGATGA
- a CDS encoding NAD(P) transhydrogenase subunit alpha — protein sequence MTEGLTALYIFMLAAIAGHVIISRVPVILHTPLMSGSNFIHGIVLIGAMVVLGHADTTLEKLIGFVAVLLGAGNAAGGYVVTERMLEMFKSSKPPAGDK from the coding sequence ATGACCGAAGGGCTGACAGCGCTGTACATCTTCATGCTGGCGGCGATCGCCGGCCACGTGATCATCTCGCGGGTGCCGGTGATCCTGCACACGCCGCTGATGTCGGGTTCCAACTTCATCCACGGCATCGTGCTGATCGGCGCGATGGTCGTGCTCGGCCACGCCGACACCACGCTGGAGAAGCTGATCGGCTTCGTCGCGGTGCTGCTCGGCGCCGGCAACGCGGCCGGCGGCTACGTCGTCACCGAACGCATGCTGGAGATGTTCAAGAGCAGCAAGCCGCCGGCAGGTGACAAGTGA
- a CDS encoding NAD(P)(+) transhydrogenase (Re/Si-specific) subunit beta — translation MSALTLVKLSYFVAATLFLLGLQRMASPKTARSGIQWAGVGMLIATVATFFLPGLHNIGLMIAAIVIGVGLNWVWGKKVAITDMPQMVALFNGMGGGSAAAIGAVELVRLSMGEAAPGEALPSTFTLALAVIGALIGAVSLTGSVIAWAKLDGRMDKRYTFPGQQWFNALVALAAIATGVMALTTLAMPWIVAFFVLALALGVLMTLPIGGADMPVVISLYNAFTGLAVAFEGYVLGNEALIIAGTMVGAAGMLLTRLMAKAMNRSIKNVLFSNFGGSSGAMQEIGGAQKPIEAGDVAAMMAYAERVVIVPGYGLAVAQAQHKVWELTQKLIERGVKVKFAIHPVAGRMPGHMNVLLAEAGVPYDLIADMDDINPEFANTDVSLVIGANDVVNPVAKTDPASPIYGMPILDVVNSKNTIVIKRGKGTGFAGIENALFYADNTRMLFGDGAGMVAALVSELKALDGGH, via the coding sequence ATGAGCGCATTGACGCTGGTGAAGCTGAGTTATTTCGTCGCCGCGACGCTGTTCCTGCTCGGCCTGCAACGCATGGCCAGCCCGAAGACCGCGCGCAGCGGCATCCAGTGGGCGGGCGTGGGCATGCTGATCGCCACGGTGGCGACTTTCTTCCTGCCGGGCCTGCACAACATCGGGTTGATGATCGCGGCGATCGTGATCGGCGTGGGACTGAACTGGGTCTGGGGCAAGAAGGTGGCGATCACCGACATGCCGCAGATGGTCGCGTTGTTCAACGGCATGGGCGGCGGTTCGGCCGCGGCGATCGGTGCGGTGGAACTGGTACGGCTGTCGATGGGCGAAGCCGCGCCCGGCGAGGCGCTGCCGTCGACGTTCACCTTGGCGCTCGCCGTCATCGGCGCGCTGATCGGCGCGGTCTCGCTGACCGGTTCGGTGATCGCCTGGGCCAAGCTCGACGGGCGCATGGACAAGCGTTACACCTTCCCGGGCCAGCAGTGGTTCAACGCGCTGGTCGCGCTGGCCGCGATCGCCACAGGCGTGATGGCGCTGACCACGCTGGCGATGCCGTGGATCGTCGCGTTCTTCGTGCTGGCGCTGGCGCTGGGGGTGCTGATGACGCTGCCGATCGGCGGCGCCGACATGCCGGTGGTGATCTCGCTGTACAACGCCTTCACCGGCCTGGCGGTCGCGTTCGAAGGCTACGTGCTGGGCAACGAGGCGCTGATCATCGCCGGCACGATGGTCGGCGCGGCGGGCATGCTGCTGACGCGGCTGATGGCCAAGGCGATGAACCGCAGCATCAAGAACGTGCTGTTCTCCAACTTCGGCGGCAGCAGCGGGGCGATGCAGGAAATCGGCGGCGCGCAGAAGCCGATCGAGGCCGGCGACGTCGCCGCGATGATGGCCTACGCCGAACGCGTGGTGATCGTGCCCGGCTACGGCCTGGCCGTGGCGCAGGCGCAGCACAAGGTGTGGGAGCTCACGCAGAAGCTGATCGAACGCGGGGTCAAGGTGAAGTTCGCCATCCATCCGGTCGCCGGCCGCATGCCCGGGCACATGAACGTGCTGCTGGCCGAAGCCGGCGTGCCCTACGACCTGATCGCCGACATGGACGACATCAACCCCGAGTTCGCCAATACCGACGTGTCGCTGGTGATCGGCGCGAACGACGTGGTCAACCCGGTGGCGAAGACCGATCCGGCTTCGCCGATCTATGGCATGCCGATCCTCGACGTGGTGAATTCGAAGAACACCATCGTGATCAAGCGCGGCAAGGGCACCGGTTTCGCCGGCATCGAGAATGCGCTGTTCTACGCCGACAACACCCGCATGCTGTTCGGCGACGGCGCCGGCATGGTCGCCGCGCTGGTGAGCGAGCTGAAGGCGCTGGACGGCGGCCACTGA
- a CDS encoding helix-turn-helix transcriptional regulator, with protein MQAAQLLDLARAEATTANPSNLHLIHAGPTGSQLRLPAGWLSVWSAWRGRVALQSPRGRWSLRGGELLLADEGPLDACSDAPSAYLVLAAPNRAWRNLLESIALEPAAETGELLVGQGACPRNVQRGLVHMARGLGRGAAETSLAPLLRALLDEQRELRALAARCNGRTARRRLATLQRLQRVRQLIERSEDPLDLAALARNASYSPWHLMRMYREVFGETPSGHQARLRLARAWALVRDSRLTVCEITERLGFESQSAFCRAFKSAYGLTTTQVRHLPTTAAHARPSRARLHRRWSQTA; from the coding sequence TTGCAGGCAGCGCAGCTGCTCGACCTGGCGCGCGCGGAGGCCACCACGGCGAACCCGTCGAACCTGCATCTGATCCATGCCGGCCCGACCGGTTCGCAACTGCGCCTGCCCGCCGGCTGGCTGTCGGTGTGGAGCGCGTGGCGCGGCCGCGTGGCGCTGCAGTCGCCGCGGGGTCGCTGGTCGCTGCGCGGCGGCGAACTGCTGCTGGCGGACGAAGGGCCGCTCGACGCCTGCAGCGATGCGCCGTCCGCGTACCTCGTGCTCGCCGCACCGAACCGGGCCTGGCGCAACCTGCTGGAATCCATCGCGCTTGAACCCGCGGCGGAAACCGGCGAACTGCTGGTCGGGCAAGGCGCCTGTCCACGCAACGTGCAGCGTGGGCTGGTGCACATGGCCCGCGGGCTCGGCCGTGGCGCCGCGGAAACATCGCTGGCGCCGCTGCTGCGCGCCTTGCTGGACGAACAACGCGAACTGCGCGCGCTCGCCGCGCGCTGCAACGGCCGCACCGCGCGCCGGCGCCTGGCAACGCTGCAGCGGCTGCAACGCGTGCGCCAGCTGATCGAACGCAGCGAGGATCCGCTCGACCTGGCCGCGCTGGCGCGCAACGCCAGCTATTCGCCGTGGCACCTGATGCGCATGTACCGCGAGGTTTTCGGCGAAACACCCAGCGGGCACCAGGCCCGCCTGCGCCTTGCCCGGGCCTGGGCGCTCGTGCGCGACAGCCGCCTGACCGTGTGCGAGATCACCGAACGGCTCGGCTTCGAGAGCCAGAGCGCGTTCTGCCGCGCCTTCAAGAGCGCCTACGGATTGACCACGACGCAGGTGCGGCACCTGCCCACGACGGCCGCGCATGCACGCCCGTCACGCGCACGCCTGCACAGGCGATGGAGCCAGACCGCGTAG